TTCGGTCCTGACGCCGCAGAACCGGCAGGTGCCGGCGCGGGTGCGCGTGTTCACGCAGTGGCTGGCGGGGGTGTTTGCCGCCGCCTTCGATCAGACGATGCCAGTCAGGTAGAACACGCCGATCACCAGGAACACCGACAGCGTCGATATCAGCGTGATGGCGAAGATGTCGCCGTAGGATTGGCGGTGCGTGAGGCCGGTGACGGCCAGCAGCGTGATGACCGCGCCGTTATGCGGGAGCGTGTCCATGCCGCCGCTCGCCATCGCGGCGACCCGGTGCAGCACCTCCATGGGGATGCCCGCCGCCAGCGCGCCGTCGATGAAGGTCTGCGACATCGCGGCCAGCGCGATGCTCATGCCGCCCGATGCCGAACCGGTGATGCCGGCCAGCGTCGTCACCGCGACGGCTTCGCCCACCAGCGGATCGGGAATGGCCTTCAGGGCCTGCGCAACGAGCAGAAAGCCCGGCAGCGCGGCAATGACCCCGCCAAATCCGTACTCGGCCGCGGTGTTCATCGACGCCAGCAGCGCGCCCGACACGGCGCTCTTGCTGCCTTCGGCGAAATGCGACTTGATGGCGCGGAACGAGAAGAGCAGGATGGTGACGATGCCCGCGATCAGCGCGCCCATCACGGCCCACAGCGCCACCTGTTCCTCGGCGTTGACGGGCAGGGGTTTGGCCAGGCCGGGCAGGTCGACTTCGGAACCGGCCGGGTACCAGCCCGGGATCCAGCGTGTCAGCAGAAAATTCATCACGCCCACGACCACCAGCGGCAGCAATGCGATCAGCGGATGATGGTCCCGTTCGCCAGTGGGCGCCGCGGGCTCGTTGCGCAGGTCCGTGCCGTAGGTCTCGCCAGCCGCGGCGGCGCGTTTGCGGCGCCATTCCAGGTAGGCGATGCCGGCGGTCAGCGTGAACGCGGCGCCGATGAGGCCCAGCCAGGGCGCGGCCCAGGTCGTGGTCTCGAAGAACGTGGTGGGAATGATGTTCTGGATCTGCGGCGTGCCGGGCAGCGCCGTCATGGTGAAGGTGAAGGCGCCCAGCGCAATCGCGCCCGGCATCAGGCGCTTGGGGATGTCGCCCTGACGGAACATTTCGGCGGCAAACGGGTAGACCGCGAACACCACCACGAACAGCGACACGCCGCCGTAGGTCAGCACCGCGCACACCAGCACGATGGCCACGATGGCGCGTTCGGCGCCGATCAGACGCAGCACCGCCTGCACGATGGCGCGTGAAAAGCCCGATAGCTCGATGAGCTTGCCGAACACGGCGCCCAAGAGGAACACGGGGAAATAGAGCTTGGCAAAGCCCGCCATGCGCTCCATGAAGATGCCCGAGAACACAGGCGCCAGCGCTGAAGCGTCTGTCAGAAGGACCGCGCCCATGGCTGCAACGGGCGCGCACAGGATGACGCTGTAGCCTC
The DNA window shown above is from Achromobacter spanius and carries:
- a CDS encoding GntP family permease, whose protein sequence is MTGLFIVVAALAFLMLAAYRGYSVILCAPVAAMGAVLLTDASALAPVFSGIFMERMAGFAKLYFPVFLLGAVFGKLIELSGFSRAIVQAVLRLIGAERAIVAIVLVCAVLTYGGVSLFVVVFAVYPFAAEMFRQGDIPKRLMPGAIALGAFTFTMTALPGTPQIQNIIPTTFFETTTWAAPWLGLIGAAFTLTAGIAYLEWRRKRAAAAGETYGTDLRNEPAAPTGERDHHPLIALLPLVVVGVMNFLLTRWIPGWYPAGSEVDLPGLAKPLPVNAEEQVALWAVMGALIAGIVTILLFSFRAIKSHFAEGSKSAVSGALLASMNTAAEYGFGGVIAALPGFLLVAQALKAIPDPLVGEAVAVTTLAGITGSASGGMSIALAAMSQTFIDGALAAGIPMEVLHRVAAMASGGMDTLPHNGAVITLLAVTGLTHRQSYGDIFAITLISTLSVFLVIGVFYLTGIV